The sequence below is a genomic window from Deinococcus sp. Marseille-Q6407.
AACCACCGCCTCTCGCCGGCGCTGGCCACCATCATGCAGAAAAACGTCGTGGACACCAGCGGCGCGTTCTCGCGTGGCATCAAGAACTATCAGTCGCTGGCCGTGCTGCGCAACAACCGGGTGCCGGCGGTGCTGGTGGAAGTCGGCTTCGTGAGCCATCCAGTGGATTCGATCAACCTGACCGACCAGAACTACCTTGACCGTGTTGCTCTGGGCATCGCCAAGGGCATTCACGAATCGCTGCGGACCGGCGTCCGCGCCGACTCCTCAGAAGCGGTGGGTCAGCTGCCGGGCAACCCGGCCGACTGAGCACCGGGCTGGCTGCACGTTGGGCTAGAGACTACACAGTAAGACAGAACCAACCGCCGCCACGCGAGAGTTATGGCGTGGCGGCGGTTGATTGTTGTCACGGGATGCAGCGACCCCGAAAAAATTCAGAAGAGGTTCAGATAGAGAGGACTGTTCAGAACTGCCCGACGCGCTGCGGCAGTGCCTGCGCTCTTCGTGCTGGGCGGCCTCCCGGCAGGGCCGGCCGCGCCGCGCTTTCTTCCAGCGGCTTGGCATACCAGGTCATCACCGGGCGGGCGTCAATGGCGAAGTGATAGCCCAGTCGCTCCCAGAAACGGGCGCCAGCGGGATTCTCGCCCAGCACCGAGGCCATCAGGCGGCTGGTGCCGGCCGACAGGCGGCTTTCGAGGTCCCACATCACGCGGCTGCCCAGGCCGGCGCCGCGCTGCGCCGGGTTCAGCAGCAGCAGATTGACGGTCACGTCCTGCGGCTCGGGATAGGCTTCCTTCCAGTCCAGCACGCCCACGATTTCGCCTTCGTGTTCGATCAGCTCGACGTGGCGGCGCCGGTCCATCAGTGCCAGCCCCAGTTCCAGCTCAACTTCGCTGGCGGTGGGAATTGCGGTGCCCAGCATCCGGAAATAGTCGGGCGAATTCCGGTAGGTGGTGTACAGGGCCTGTGCATCACCCAGGTGGGCCGTTTTGATGTTCAAAATAAGCCTCCTTGACCCCGGCCCATACGGCGCTGAACCGTTTGCCGCAGCGGGCGGGAACAGCTTCAGGATACCCGCCGCGCCCCTGTCAAACCCCTGACGAAGCTGGGCTTTTCCTAAAGCCTGAAGGAAAGGGGCCCCACGTTCGGGACTGCTTTGCTGAAGCCTGGCGACAAGGCAGACACCGGCTGAGACGCGGCCATTTCATTTGCCGTGCCGCAAATGCATTAGGGTACGGAACGTGAGTGGGTTTTACGCTTCCCGTCTAAGTCGCCCCGGCGCGGTACTGGCCCCGATGGCCGGTTACAGCGACGCCCCCATGCGCCAGCTGGCCGCCGAGCAGGGGGCGCTGTGGACCGTCAGCGAGATGATCAGCGCCCGTGGCCTGATGGAACACGACGGCCCCGACCTGACCCTGGGCCGGCCCTACCCCGGCGAAACGGGGCGAGTGGTGCAGCTGTTCGGGGCCATGCCTGAGTATCTGGCGGCCGCCGTGCAGCGCACCGAGGAATGGTTTGCGCCGGCCGCCATTGACCTGAACATGGGCTGCCCGGTGCCCAAGGTGCACGGCAAGGGCGGTGCCTGCCTGCTGCAAACTCCGGAAGTGGCCTATGACCTGATTCGCGCCATGAAAAGCGCGACCGACCTGGACGTGAGCGCCAAGATTCGTCTGGGCTGGGATGAGGACCGCAGCGTGGAAGTGGCCCAGGGGCTGGCTGAAGCTGGCGCGGCCATCATCACGGTGCACGGGCGCACCTCCAAGCAGCGCTACACCGGCGAAGCCGACTGGGACGCGATTGCCCGGGTGGCCCAGAGCGTGGATGTGCCGGTGATTGGCTCGGGCGATGTCACCACTCTGGAAGTGGCCCAGCGGCGGCAGAGCAGCGGCGTGGCCGCCGTGATGATCGGCCGGGGCGCGGTGGGCAACCCCTGGCTTTTTCAGGCCCTGGCCAGCGGGGACGGACTGTACCCCAGCGCGGCGGCCCGCGCCCGCACGGCGCTGCGCCACGCCGAATTGCAGGCCGAGTTCTACGGCGAGGACCGTTTCGGGGTGCGCTCGGTCAAACCGCTGCGCAAGGTGCTGCCCAAGTACCTGCCCGATCACCCCGAGCTGCGCGACGACCTGGTGCAGGTGCTGACGGTGGACGACGTGGCCCGGGTGCTGGCGCCGCTCCTGGAAGGGACCGAAGAAGCTTAACAGCGGCCTGGAGCGCCCTGGCTCCCGCTTTCAGACCCGGATGTAGGCGAAACCGGCCGCCTGCGCTTCAGCCAGGGCCACCACCCCGGCTGGCACCACAGTCACGCCGCTGGGCAGACTGGCCTGGTCTATCTCATAGGCTTCTAGCGCGTTGTGGCAGGCCTGAACTTCCAGGCCCTGGCGGGTGGCTGCGGCCAGCCGTGCCGTCACTTTGTTGTGGCCCTGCAGCGCTGTGACCGCCTGTCCATTCAGAACCAGGCGCGCGGCAGCGCCGGGGCGGGCCGCCCACAGATTCTCGGCGTTGGCCAGGGCGTGGTTCAGGTTGGCCGGGTCGCTGACGTGCAGCACTACTTTCAGGGCAGCTTCGGAGGAGGACATGCGGCCAGTTTAGCCGCCCGCTGCGCTGCTGCCGCAATTTCTTCCTGCAATTCCAGGGGGCTGTCGAGCCTGATCTCGGCGTCCAGTGTGAGCAAACTGGCGGCCAGCAGGCACAGGTCATGGCGTCCAGAACGTTGGCAGCGCAGGCGAGTCCCATCCCCTTCTGGTGACAGCTCGGTGCGCCAGCCCAGTTCACTGGCCTGTCTGACCTCAGCCGGGGGCAGGCTCAGCCACACGCTGACCTCAAAAGGAGCCGGCAGATGCGGCAGGGTAGCCTGAAGGTAGGCCAGAGCGTCGAAGCCGGCCGGCGGTTCGAAGGTTTCCGGTGTCACAGCCGCCGCCGCAATACGGTCTACCCGGAAACAGCGCAGCTCGCCGCGCAGCAGGCACCAGCCCACCAGATACCAGCGCTCCTCGTAAAAGGCTGTGCCGTAGGGCTGCAACTTGCGGCAGGTTTCGGGGCCGTCGGTTTTGCAGTACACCGTCTCCAGCACCCGCCCGGTGCCCAGCGCCTCTATCAGCGCCGCCCAGACGCTGCCGCCCAGTTGCACGGTCCAGTCGCCGCTGCCCACCCCCACATGCCGCTCCAGCGCCGCCAGCTGCTGACCCACTTCCGACGGTAGCACCCGCTCCAGCTTGGCCCGCGCCGAGGCGGCGGCTGGAGCCAGTGCTCCCAGCCCCAGCATGTTGAGGGCGCCCAGACCTGCACCCAATGCCAGGGCTTCCTCGGCGCACAGTGCCAGCGGCGGTAGCTCGGCCGTGTGCAGGCGGTAAGCAGCGCCGCGCCCCCGTGTGCTGGTCACCGGAAAGCCCATGTCCTGCAGCCGCGCCACATAGCGTTGCACGGTGCGCGGGCTGACTTCCAGCCGGCGGCCCAGTTCGGCAGCACTCAGCTCGCCGCGCAGGTGCAGCAGGTTAAGCACCGTCAGCAGGCGCATGGTGGGGTCGTAGGTCATGGTTCCAGGCTAGCGGGGAAGAGCGACAGGTTCTGACGGGTTATGCCCATAACATAACTTCAAGGAGGAAATATGAACCAAATGACCAGCTTGGAAACACCCCTGCTGACAGCTGCTCGGCTGCTGACTCACTGGCAGGGCCACCGTGACCTGACCCGCCGCACCATCGAGGCATTTTCAGAGGAGGGCTTCGAGCAACATCACGCGTCTGGCATGCGCTCTTTTCAGGAGATGACACTGGAAATTCTGGGCATGATGGACCATCAGCTGAAGTGGTTGCGTAGCGGCCAGCCCCAGTGGGACGGGGCTCAACCCGGCCAGCAGCTGCCCAGCCGTGCCGAGATACTCAGGCGCTGGGACGAACAGACCGCTGAGCTGGCGCAGGTCTGGCCTACAGTCAGCACTGAGCTGTGGTTGACTCCTGTG
It includes:
- a CDS encoding tRNA dihydrouridine synthase, coding for MAGYSDAPMRQLAAEQGALWTVSEMISARGLMEHDGPDLTLGRPYPGETGRVVQLFGAMPEYLAAAVQRTEEWFAPAAIDLNMGCPVPKVHGKGGACLLQTPEVAYDLIRAMKSATDLDVSAKIRLGWDEDRSVEVAQGLAEAGAAIITVHGRTSKQRYTGEADWDAIARVAQSVDVPVIGSGDVTTLEVAQRRQSSGVAAVMIGRGAVGNPWLFQALASGDGLYPSAAARARTALRHAELQAEFYGEDRFGVRSVKPLRKVLPKYLPDHPELRDDLVQVLTVDDVARVLAPLLEGTEEA
- a CDS encoding DinB family protein produces the protein MNQMTSLETPLLTAARLLTHWQGHRDLTRRTIEAFSEEGFEQHHASGMRSFQEMTLEILGMMDHQLKWLRSGQPQWDGAQPGQQLPSRAEILRRWDEQTAELAQVWPTVSTELWLTPVDTGWGRMSAYKSVEYLIENEIHHRAQGYVYLRELGTEPPSFYERSDVTEE
- a CDS encoding GNAT family N-acetyltransferase; this encodes MNIKTAHLGDAQALYTTYRNSPDYFRMLGTAIPTASEVELELGLALMDRRRHVELIEHEGEIVGVLDWKEAYPEPQDVTVNLLLLNPAQRGAGLGSRVMWDLESRLSAGTSRLMASVLGENPAGARFWERLGYHFAIDARPVMTWYAKPLEESAARPALPGGRPARRAQALPQRVGQF
- a CDS encoding DsrE family protein, which encodes MSSSEAALKVVLHVSDPANLNHALANAENLWAARPGAAARLVLNGQAVTALQGHNKVTARLAAATRQGLEVQACHNALEAYEIDQASLPSGVTVVPAGVVALAEAQAAGFAYIRV
- a CDS encoding helix-turn-helix transcriptional regulator; its protein translation is MTYDPTMRLLTVLNLLHLRGELSAAELGRRLEVSPRTVQRYVARLQDMGFPVTSTRGRGAAYRLHTAELPPLALCAEEALALGAGLGALNMLGLGALAPAAASARAKLERVLPSEVGQQLAALERHVGVGSGDWTVQLGGSVWAALIEALGTGRVLETVYCKTDGPETCRKLQPYGTAFYEERWYLVGWCLLRGELRCFRVDRIAAAAVTPETFEPPAGFDALAYLQATLPHLPAPFEVSVWLSLPPAEVRQASELGWRTELSPEGDGTRLRCQRSGRHDLCLLAASLLTLDAEIRLDSPLELQEEIAAAAQRAAKLAACPPPKLP